The Christiangramia flava JLT2011 region GAATTCACCCGCTACGACTTTTTCTACTTCCACGGGAAAAGAACCTTCAAATTCGGGAAATCTCCAGGTTACTATTTTCCCGTTTTCCATTCTTCCGGTACTTTCAGAAATGAAATAATGAGACATTTTCTCAGGGTTTACGATCGCTTCGAATACTTCTGAAGCGGGTTTCAGGACCTGTATGGAGGCTTTGATTTCCAGTTCGTTCATTGTCGTTGTTTTTTTAAATTTCTGAAAAATATTCCGGCAGGCCATAATCTGGCTGGAAAGACTTCTAAAATTAAGTATCTTCCCGATGAAAACGCGATTGGAATGTCTTCAGTTTTAAAGAAAATCACCTTATTCGCCGGTCCGGCGATTTTTTTATTCTTGCAATTTCTGGGCGGGCCAGAAGGTCTGTCTGAAAATGCCTTTTCCGTCCTCTGTGTGACCATCTGGATGGCGCTCTGGTGGGTGACGGAGGCGGTTCCGATTGCTGTGACTGCTCTTTTGCCTATCGTTCTTTTTCCTTTGACCGGAGCGATAGACATTGGAACTACGACGGAATCTTACGGCCATAAATATGTGTTTTTGTACCTCGGTGGGTTCATCCTCGCGGCGGCTATCGAACGCTGGGGTTTACATAAAAGAATTGCTTTGAACATCATCAACCTTATCGGGTCGAATATCAAGAAGATTATCTTAGGCTTCATGCTGGCGACTGCATTCCTGTCTATGTGGATCTCCAATACCGCGACTTCAGTAATGATGCTGCCTATTGGAACGGCTATTATCGCCCAGCTGAAAGATAATCCGAAAACGGTCGAAAATGAAACCGAGATCTTCGGAAAAGCCCTTATGTTGGCCATTGCCTACAGTGCCTCTATTGGTGGGATCGCTACGCTTATAGGAACACCGCCTAACCTGGTCCTGGCCGGAATCGTGGAAGAATTATACGGGATCGAAATTTCCTTTAGTAAATGGATCGTCCTGGGTCTCCCGGTTTCCGCGCTGGTTTTGTTCCTGTGTTATCAATATTTGACATCCAGGGCATTTGATTTTAAACAAAAGGAATTTCCCGGTGGTAAACAGGAAATCAGGCGGCTTCTGAAGCAATTAGGGAACATGCGCGCTTCGGAAAAAAGAGTGATGATTATTTTTATCATTACCGCCTTTTGCTGGATCAGCCGAAGTTTTTTACTTCAGAAGCTTTTTCCGGCAATAGACGACACGATCATAGCGATGGCGGCGGCGGTCCTGCTTTTCCTCGTCCCGGCAGGAGACGCTGACCGAAAATTGCTCACCTGGGAAGAAGCGGTGCAGATTCCCTGGGGCATTATCATTCTCTTTGGAGGAGGGATGGCGCTGGCTACCGGTTTTAGCGAGACCGGCCTGGCAGAATGGATCGGGAGTCAGTTGGTGAACCTGGAAAACCTTCCGTTATTGTTACTGGTTGTGATCCTGGTAGCCGCCGTAAATTTCTTAACCGAAATCACTTCGAACCTCGCAACAACAGCCATGCTCTTACCCATTTTGGCCTCGATGGCGCTGGCCCTTAACCTGCATCCATACTTTTTGATGGTAGGAGCCACCCTTGCCGCATCCTGTGCTTTTATGCTTCCCGTTGCCACGCCGCCCAATGCGGTGGTTTTTGGTTCCGGATACCTGAAAATACCCGATATGATCCGAACCGGTTTCTGGCTGAATATACTTTCGATAGTAGTGATCAGCTTAATAATCTACTTCGGTCTGCCGTATTTATGGGATTTTGATCCCCGGGAAATTCCTTCGAAATTCACCGGAAATTAATCCTGGTCATCCAGTTCTTCCTTGATAGCTTTCCGGGCTTTCAGGAAATATTTCGGACTCACGCCGTAGTTCTCTTTAAATACTTTTGAAAAGTAGCTTCTGTTATTCAAACCTATCGCTGTCACGATCTCTGAAATATTCTTTTCAGAATTCATCAGCATTTCCTTCGCGGCTTCCAGTTTTACCTGCTGCATGTATTTGTTCACGGTAAGATTGTACACATATTTGAAGCCTTCCTGAAGTTTGTTCACGTTGGTTCCGGCCTCCTTGGCGAGCGCTTCCACCGTATGATTGGTGCTGAGGTCGCCCTGGATGCGTTTAGCCACGTAATCCACTTTTTGGATGTCTGATTTCCGAAGGATCTGCGGAAGATTGTCACTGTTTTCGTCATCCTGGTACTGTGCGATCTGGATCACCAGCATCTCGAAAGCTTTTCCCTCCAGGAACAGGCTTCGAAGGAAACCGGTGTGCTCCTTGATGTTGATCTCTTCCATCAAATCAGCAGCTTTGATGCTGTAATTTCCCTGGTAAAAGAACTGTTGCTTGGAAACGGAATCCTTGAAAAGCTCCTTCAAAGTTGGATCGAGATCTTTGAAATCGTAATTGGAACGATGAGCGAAAACTGAGCGAATGATCTCCAGGCTCGACACATGCGTGGGAGTGTTCTTTTTAAAATAGAGCACATGGCCATCGTAACCGCTGCTGCTCACCACTATGTTCTGGTAAGTGTCGATGCTGTTTACCTGATCGGTCTTCTGAAAAGAATGCCCCACCATTCCTTCTGAACAGAATATAAATTTTAAGGGATGTACTGTGTTAAGACTGAAATGAATTTCCACATCCTCGTAAAATTGACAGTTATAAGTGATAAAACCAATGCCTGAATCAAAGCTGCTCCCCCTTATATAGCCAACTCCGCAATCTTTGGGGATATCTATGCGAAATTCTCCGCTATTATTGAACAATTCGGTTTTGAAACCTTCGGAAAGGTCTTGCATTATTTCGTTGACTGGCAGGGTTTTAACGTCAATTCTCATGGTGTAGCTCATAGAAAAAGCGCTATTAAAGTTAACGCTTTTTAACATTCAATTGTAAAAAAATATTAACGTAAAGTTATTATTTGGCTGAAAAAATTAAGAATTGTAAGGCTATTTATCAGCTATTGGGATAAATCTAGTGCGAAAAACGTTATAAAGCCCTGTTCACGGGGCTTTTCCGTTATTTTGATCGATCGAAACTGTTAATTTTCGTTGCGCCCGCGTGCGCAGTGGTATTTGGTTTTGGATAGGGTTTACGAATGCCTTACCTTCAGATGCAAATCTTCTAAAACTGGAAGACCAATCTATTCGTACATATTATAAAGAATCAACAGCATGTCTAAAAATTATTATGATCCGGCAGATCTTCGGAAGTTTGGGGAGATCACTGAGTGGAGTGAAGAACTGGGAACGAAATTTTTCGATTATTACGGGAAAGTTTTTGAGGAGGGAGCACTGTCTGCAAGAGAAAAATCCCTGATCGCACTGGCGGTAGCACACGTGGTAAAATGTCCGTATTGTATCGATGCTTATACCAAAGATGGTTTGCAGCGCGGGATAACCAAAGAGGAAATGATGGAGGCGGTTCATGCGGGCGCAGCCATCGAAAGTGGAGCAACCTTAGTTCATGGCGTGCAAATGATGAATAAATATAAGAAGCTGAGTATGTAAGCAATTTTTGCTTTCAGCTACTAATTTTTAAAACCAATTTATGTCAGTTAAATCGCTAAAGGCGCGGAAAGATGATCTTTCCAGTCCTAAAAAGCAATTGGAAATATTAGATAACGGAATGTTTGAAGATGGTGATCTGCCTCGATTTAAAGATAAGATTGCCAACACAGGTCATAAGCCGTTCAAGCCAGGAAAACTGGAAATCCTTCAGATAAATCTCGGCTATATGTGCAACCAGGTCTGTTCGCACTGCCATGTTGATGCAGGTCCCGACCGAAAAGAGATCATGACCAGGGAAACCATGCAACAGTGTTTGGAAGTGATCAAAACTACCGGCGCGCATACCCTGGACCTAACGGGGGGAGCTCCAGAAATGAATCCGGAGTTCAGGTGGTTTGTGGAGGAAGCTTCAAAAGCCGGAATTAAAGACTTTATCGTTCGTTCCAATCTTACTATAATCCTGGCGAATAAAAAATACCACGAACTACCGGAATTCTTCAAAAAGCACAACGTTCACGTGGTGTCTTCTCTTCCGTTCTATAAAAGAGAGAAAACAGACAAGCAGCGTGGCAGCGGAGTTTTCGATAAATCGATAAAAGCTCTTCAAATGCTGAATAAGGTTGGTTATGCTAAGGAAGGAACCGGTTTAAAACTGGATCTGGTATACAATCCTGCAGGAGCTTTTCTGCCAACCAATCAGAAGGCCATGGAAAATGATTTTAAAGTTGCTTTGAAAGAGGACTTTAATATCGATTTTGATAATCTTTTTGCGATTACAAACCTGCCAATTAGCCGATTCCTGGAATATTTAATAGCTTCTGAAAATTATGAAGATTATATGTATGCACTGGTAGATGCCTATAATCCTGCAGCTGTAGAAAATGTGATGTGCAGAAACACCATTTCGATAAGCTGGGACGGCTGGCTGTATGATTGCGATTTCAACCAGATGCTCGAGCTGAAGGTAGACAGTAAAGTGAAGCATATCAGTGAATATAACGAGGACTTGCTGAATGATCGGGAAATCGTGATTTCTCAGCATTGTTACGGTTGTACTGCCGGTGCTGGAAGTAGTTGCCAGGGAACTGTAGCCGAATAACTTTATGACCGGGAAAACCGCCATACTCATTTTTGCCAATTCTTCTTCGGAAGAACTGAAGACCAAGAAAATCCAAAGGTCAGCACTGCTATTTGACCATCTTAATCAAAAGGTGCTGAAAATTGCCAGAAGCACCGGTCTGCCTTATTTCCTTTTTTCAGAAGAAGAACAGAAAGGCTCTAATTTTGGTGAGCGGTTTACGCACGCTATTGCCTCTGTTTTTCAGAAAGGCTATCAAAATGTGATTAGTATCGGGAATGATACACCGGGGCTGTCAAAAAACCATATTCTAAGAACCGCGACCTCGCTTAAAAACAATGGAATGGTTCTGGGGCCATCTTTTGATGGGGGTTTTTACTTAATGGGTATGCGGAAGGAGTTGTTCTGTAAAAAACAATTTCTGAAACTGCCGTGGCAAACGGCTCAATTAACTAAATGCATCAGGCGCTTACTCGGCAAAAAGTTCGAAAACATTGTTTGGCTGGAGCGCCTTAGAGATATAGATAACGAATCTGATCTTAAGCATATCGTCAATACATTTCAGTTTGTTGGAGATGTATTACGAACTATAATTCTTAAAATTACGAAGTCTGCACAGACATTTTTCTCCGAAATGATTCAAGTGCAGCAACTCGTGTTCATTCGTCATTTTTTTAATAAAGGTTCGCCTTTTCAGATTTAAACCTGGATCATAAAACAAATCTGAAACCTTTAAGAGGCTAACCAATGAAATATATTCTTGTAGGCATTGCCATGTGCCTGTCATTACCAATTTTTGCACAGCAACGCGTCACGGGTAAAGTCACCGATAGTTCGGGAGCCGCGCTGCCATTCGTTAATGTTATTCTGAAAAATTCGCCTGTTGGAACCACAACAAATTCCGACGGCTTGTATGAATTGCAATTAACCGATCTCAACGGAGATCTGGAATTTTCTTCGCTCGGTTTTGAAAGTAAAACAGTATCTATTAACGGTCGCGATCGAATAAATGTTAGCCTGATCGAGGCTGAAGCATTGCTAAACGAAGTGGTGATCACCGCTCTGGGGCTGGAACGCGAAACAAGGGAGCTTGGTTACGCGGTTCAAAGTGTGGAAAGCGGTGAAATAAGTGAGGTAAAATCTCCTAATTTCTTAGATAATTTAGGCGGAAAAATGGCTGGTGTTACGGTCAGTCAGGGTGCAACCGGAGTCGGCTCTTCCACTAAGATCGTTATTAGGGGAGAAGCATCCTTTTCTAATAATAACCCGCTTTTTATTGTAGATGGCACTCCTATAAATAATAATACAGTTTTCCCTCGAACATCTGAAGCTGCTGCCGGTTTCCAGGAAGTAGATTTTGGTAACGGTGCAATGGAGGTCAATCCTGATGATATTGCTTCGGTTTCTGTACTGAAAGGTCCCAGTGCCGCTGCACTGTATGGTACGCGGGCATCTAATGGGGTGATCATAATTGAAACGAAAGATGGTTCAAAAGCTCAGGGAATGGGAGTGAGTATTAATTCCAGCGTATTTATTGATACACCATTTCAGCTGCCAAAATTTCAAAATGAATATGGTCAGGGAAATTCTAGAGAATTTGAGTTCGTGGATGGTCTTGGCGGCGGTGTGAACGATTTGATCACTTATAGCTGGGGGCCAAGGTTGGATGCAGGTAACATGATCCCGCAATTTGATAGCCCTGTAATGCTTGCTGACGGTACCGTGGTTCGTGGTGGGGATACCTCGGTTTATGGGAATGAAGCTATTTCTGCTACACCTTTTGTTTCGCATCCAGATAACCTGAAAGATTTTTACCGAACTGGCGTTACCACGATCAATAACGCGGCAGTATCATCTGGTTTTTCCAATGGAAATTACCGCCTCGCCTTCACCGATCTTCGCAGTGAATCAATTTTACCAGGTGTAGATCTCGACAGGCAGACGGTTGCCGCAAAATTGAATTTCAAACCTTTAAAAGGACTGGTAGTAAATGCGACTGTTAATTATGTCAATTCTGGCAGTGATAATAGGCCTGCTAACGGTTACGGTTCAGAAAACCTGAATTATTCTTTGGTTGCCTGGGGACCTCGATCTCTAAACATAAACAGTTTGAAAGATTACTGGCAGCCTGGGCTGGAAAATATTCAGCAGTTTTCGTACAACTATACTTATTTTGATAATCCTTATTTCATCATGTACGAAAACACCAATTCCTTCGGAAGAGACCGTGTTTTTGGGAATATTTCTGCAAAACAGCAGATCACACCAAATCTAAGTCTGCACATTCGTTCGGGAATGGATTATTCTTCAGAATTGCGGAAATTTAAAAGAGCTTTCAGTTCAAACAGGTTTAAAAATGGAGCATACGGTGAACAGGAAGTAGTTTTTCGTGAAGTGAATACCGACTTTTTGCTGAATTACAACCGAGATTTCGGAATCTTTTCCGCAGATATTTCCCTTGGTGGAAACAGACTGGACCAATATGCTTCCAACAAGCAATCGCAAGCTTCAACCCTTGCACAGCCCGGAATTTTTAAGCTCACCAATGCAGCATCGCCGGTGGAAATTTACCAGTACGAATCAGAAAAACGCATCAATAGCTTCTACGGAATTGCAAAATTTGGTTACAAAGATTTCTTATTTCTGGATGTTACGGGCAGAAATGACTGGTCGAGTTCGCTTGCCACACCATTTTCGGTAGATAACACATCGTTCTTTTATCCATCTGTTTCCTCTAGTTTTATTTTGTCTGAAGTGACCGATCTTCCAGAGGCAATTTCTTATGCACAATTGAGGGCCAGCTGGGCGCAGGTTGGGAATGACACTGATCCCTATCAGACCACAGGAGCTTTTGTTGCACAGACGCCATATTTGTCTCAGCCAACTTTCAGCGATCAGGATTTTATTGCGAACCCTAATTTAAGACCGGAACAGACCACTTCTTTTGAAGTTGGTGCGGATATCAGGTTTTTTAGGGATCGCCTGAGTTTTGATCTCACATATTATAATGCGCTGACAGAAGATCAAATACTCTCTTTGCCAATCGGAATTTCTTCAGGATACACCCAAAAAGTGGTAAATGCTGGTAAAGTGCGGTCAAAGGGTGTTGAGATCATTGCCGGGGCTGTGCCTGTACTTTCAGATAATTTCAGGTGGGATACAAAGATCAATTTCAGCAGAAATATTTCCGAAGTAGAAGAACTGCCGCAGGAAGCCGGACGTCTTACCC contains the following coding sequences:
- the arsS gene encoding arsenosugar biosynthesis radical SAM (seleno)protein ArsS (Some members of this family are selenoproteins.); the protein is MSVKSLKARKDDLSSPKKQLEILDNGMFEDGDLPRFKDKIANTGHKPFKPGKLEILQINLGYMCNQVCSHCHVDAGPDRKEIMTRETMQQCLEVIKTTGAHTLDLTGGAPEMNPEFRWFVEEASKAGIKDFIVRSNLTIILANKKYHELPEFFKKHNVHVVSSLPFYKREKTDKQRGSGVFDKSIKALQMLNKVGYAKEGTGLKLDLVYNPAGAFLPTNQKAMENDFKVALKEDFNIDFDNLFAITNLPISRFLEYLIASENYEDYMYALVDAYNPAAVENVMCRNTISISWDGWLYDCDFNQMLELKVDSKVKHISEYNEDLLNDREIVISQHCYGCTAGAGSSCQGTVAE
- a CDS encoding helix-turn-helix domain-containing protein encodes the protein MSYTMRIDVKTLPVNEIMQDLSEGFKTELFNNSGEFRIDIPKDCGVGYIRGSSFDSGIGFITYNCQFYEDVEIHFSLNTVHPLKFIFCSEGMVGHSFQKTDQVNSIDTYQNIVVSSSGYDGHVLYFKKNTPTHVSSLEIIRSVFAHRSNYDFKDLDPTLKELFKDSVSKQQFFYQGNYSIKAADLMEEINIKEHTGFLRSLFLEGKAFEMLVIQIAQYQDDENSDNLPQILRKSDIQKVDYVAKRIQGDLSTNHTVEALAKEAGTNVNKLQEGFKYVYNLTVNKYMQQVKLEAAKEMLMNSEKNISEIVTAIGLNNRSYFSKVFKENYGVSPKYFLKARKAIKEELDDQD
- a CDS encoding SusC/RagA family TonB-linked outer membrane protein, with the translated sequence MKYILVGIAMCLSLPIFAQQRVTGKVTDSSGAALPFVNVILKNSPVGTTTNSDGLYELQLTDLNGDLEFSSLGFESKTVSINGRDRINVSLIEAEALLNEVVITALGLERETRELGYAVQSVESGEISEVKSPNFLDNLGGKMAGVTVSQGATGVGSSTKIVIRGEASFSNNNPLFIVDGTPINNNTVFPRTSEAAAGFQEVDFGNGAMEVNPDDIASVSVLKGPSAAALYGTRASNGVIIIETKDGSKAQGMGVSINSSVFIDTPFQLPKFQNEYGQGNSREFEFVDGLGGGVNDLITYSWGPRLDAGNMIPQFDSPVMLADGTVVRGGDTSVYGNEAISATPFVSHPDNLKDFYRTGVTTINNAAVSSGFSNGNYRLAFTDLRSESILPGVDLDRQTVAAKLNFKPLKGLVVNATVNYVNSGSDNRPANGYGSENLNYSLVAWGPRSLNINSLKDYWQPGLENIQQFSYNYTYFDNPYFIMYENTNSFGRDRVFGNISAKQQITPNLSLHIRSGMDYSSELRKFKRAFSSNRFKNGAYGEQEVVFREVNTDFLLNYNRDFGIFSADISLGGNRLDQYASNKQSQASTLAQPGIFKLTNAASPVEIYQYESEKRINSFYGIAKFGYKDFLFLDVTGRNDWSSSLATPFSVDNTSFFYPSVSSSFILSEVTDLPEAISYAQLRASWAQVGNDTDPYQTTGAFVAQTPYLSQPTFSDQDFIANPNLRPEQTTSFEVGADIRFFRDRLSFDLTYYNALTEDQILSLPIGISSGYTQKVVNAGKVRSKGVEIIAGAVPVLSDNFRWDTKINFSRNISEVEELPQEAGRLTLAYNRVYDNPDQTVWLQVEEGGRIGDLYGTGYQKTDDGRFILTEDGRYIANNDLQKLGNYNPDFMMGINNEFSYKNWNLSFLFDWRQGGILVSRTLSLAAVGGQLEETLPGREDGIVPSGVVNVGTPENPTYVENTTRVSAESYYRQFYDRNHEENNVYDASYLKLRQFSLGYTFDLKKNALGFMKEGGTVNLALIGRNLFAFSEIPHFDPEQLAVQGNGFVSGVEDMSYATTRSIGFKAGINF
- a CDS encoding arsenosugar biosynthesis-associated peroxidase-like protein, whose protein sequence is MSKNYYDPADLRKFGEITEWSEELGTKFFDYYGKVFEEGALSAREKSLIALAVAHVVKCPYCIDAYTKDGLQRGITKEEMMEAVHAGAAIESGATLVHGVQMMNKYKKLSM
- a CDS encoding SLC13 family permease — protein: MSSVLKKITLFAGPAIFLFLQFLGGPEGLSENAFSVLCVTIWMALWWVTEAVPIAVTALLPIVLFPLTGAIDIGTTTESYGHKYVFLYLGGFILAAAIERWGLHKRIALNIINLIGSNIKKIILGFMLATAFLSMWISNTATSVMMLPIGTAIIAQLKDNPKTVENETEIFGKALMLAIAYSASIGGIATLIGTPPNLVLAGIVEELYGIEISFSKWIVLGLPVSALVLFLCYQYLTSRAFDFKQKEFPGGKQEIRRLLKQLGNMRASEKRVMIIFIITAFCWISRSFLLQKLFPAIDDTIIAMAAAVLLFLVPAGDADRKLLTWEEAVQIPWGIIILFGGGMALATGFSETGLAEWIGSQLVNLENLPLLLLVVILVAAVNFLTEITSNLATTAMLLPILASMALALNLHPYFLMVGATLAASCAFMLPVATPPNAVVFGSGYLKIPDMIRTGFWLNILSIVVISLIIYFGLPYLWDFDPREIPSKFTGN
- a CDS encoding TIGR04282 family arsenosugar biosynthesis glycosyltransferase produces the protein MTGKTAILIFANSSSEELKTKKIQRSALLFDHLNQKVLKIARSTGLPYFLFSEEEQKGSNFGERFTHAIASVFQKGYQNVISIGNDTPGLSKNHILRTATSLKNNGMVLGPSFDGGFYLMGMRKELFCKKQFLKLPWQTAQLTKCIRRLLGKKFENIVWLERLRDIDNESDLKHIVNTFQFVGDVLRTIILKITKSAQTFFSEMIQVQQLVFIRHFFNKGSPFQI